ATGGTAGTGGCGGGTTAAGATTAACTGTTTCAGTTAATCTCCTTGATTTAGAAAAAAGAGAAGAGGTTTTAGGAGCTGGCTCAAATAAACAGATACTGGAGATACTTAAAGAGTTAAATAGAAATGAAATTTTTGTAGAGACAAGTTTTGTTGCTATACCAGGAGTTACTGGCTGGGATGAGTTAGAAAACTCTTTATATAGAGTAAGTCAATTCGAAAATATTAAATTAGCCAGGATTATGATGGCTGGATATAGTAAATTTGCTGATGCTGATATTAAGAATAAGTTTCTGGTTGATCGCTTAAAATTGCAGAAGCAAGTTGAGGATTTAAATGATGAAATTTCTATACCATTGATATTTGAACCTGCAGTTATTAATGATTTGCAGGCTGAAATTTTAGGGATTATTATTAATACTCCAGCCTGGAGTGCTGGCCTTAAAAAAGGGGATATAATAAAAGAGATCTCTGGTGAAAAAGTTTTTTCAAGGGTTGATGCTTTTAATAAGTTCAAGGAGAGTTTAGAGAATAGAAATAAATTCAATCTTTTAATTAATAGAAAAGGGAGATCAAAAGAGCTTACTGTTAACAGTTCAGGCTGGGGAAGAAATGACTATACTGGTTTAGTTATGGCTAATGATTTTTCTTTTAAAGAATTTAGTAAGTTTAAAAACAAGTTTGAATCATCACATTATGCAAGGGTTTTGATATTAACTTCTAAGCTGGCTGAAGATAGACTTAATTTGATCGCAGAGATATTAGAAGATGAAGTTGGAATTGAGATTGATGTTATGGTAGTTGCTTCAAATTATTTTGGGGGCAATATTGGTTCAGCGGGATTACTTGTTGTTGATGATTATAAATTAATAGCAAATAGAGTAAATCAGCTTAATTATGATTTAATTATTACCAGTTCAGCTTTATTTGATATTGATGGTAGAGACTTAAAAGGTGCTTTAAGATCTGATTTGCTGGACTTATTTTCAACAGAGCTTTTTATTATTTAATAATAATTCGTTAGATGAAGAATTATGGAGCTTTAAGCAGCTAATCTTCATAAAGAGAAACTCATGTCTTTATTGGTGCTCTTAGAGGACTTGATTTCTGCTTGTTCCTTTATTATTATAATAACTGTGGTTATTAGCACTCGGCAAAAGTGAGTGCTAACAATATAGATAAATTTTGTTTAATAAAATTTGAAGGGGGTATATTCAGTGAATCTTAGACCACTTAATGACAGAATTGTAGTTGAGTTTGTTGAAGAAGAGGAAAAGAAGACTGAAAGTGGTATCGTTCTTCCAGATACTGCCAAGAAAGAAAAGCCTCAACAGGGTAAAGTAGTAGCAGTTGGAAAAGGCTGTGAAGATGGAGAATTAGAAAGTGTTAAGGAAGGCGAGCTTGTTGTTTTTGATAAGTTTGCTGGTACAAAAGTAAATCTAGATGGTGAAGAATTTGTAATACTCAGCCTGGAAGATGTCCTGGCTGTAATTGAATCATAAATAAGGAGGGTAATATATAATGGCTAAAGATTTAAAGTTCGGCGAAGATGCAAGAAGAGCTTTAGAGCGTGGCGTTGATTTATTAGCCCGTTCAGTTAAAATTACATTAGGTCCAAAGGGTAGAAATGTTGTTTTAGAAAAGAGTTTCGGTTCTCCAACAATTACTAATGATGGTGTTAGTATTGCTAGAGAAGTTGAAGTTAAAAACCGTTATGAAAATATGGGAGTTCAGGCTGTTAAAGAAGTAGCTACTAAAACTAATGATGTTGCTGGTGACGGTACAACAACAGCCACTGTTTTAGCAGAAGCTATCTTTAAAGAAGGCCTTAAAAATGTTGCTGCTGGCGCAAACCCAATGCTTCTTAAGAGAGGTATTGAAAAGGCAGTTTCCCGTTTAACCGATGAAATTGCTAACATAAGCAGACCGGTTGAAGGTAAAGAGGCTGTTTCTCAGATTGCTGCTATTTCAGCTGCCGATGAAGAAATTGGTGAGTTAATAGCTGAAGCCATGGAAAAAGTTGGTCAGGATGGAGTAATCTCTGTTGAAGAATCAAAGAGTATGGGAACATCTTTAGATGTTGTTGAAGGTATGCAGTTTGATCGCGGCTACCTATCACCATATATGGTAACTGATACTGAAACTATGGAAGCTTCTTTAGAAGATCCATATATTTTAATTACTGATAAGAAGATTTCTAATATCCAGGATATCCTACCTTTATTAGAAAAAGTTGCTCAGTCAGGCAAAGCATTATTAATAATTGCTGAAGAGGTTGAAGGTGAAGCACTTGCAACTCTAGTTGTTAATAAGATTAGAGGAACATTTAACTGTGTTGCTGTTAAAGCACCTGGATTTGGCGATAGAAGAAAGCAGCAGCTTGAAGACCTTGCTGTCTTGACTGGCGGTCAGGTTATTACTGAAGATCTTGGCCTTAAGCTTGAAAACGCTGACATTAGCATGCTTGGTCAGGCTAATAAAGTTACAATTACTAAAGATGATACAACAATTGTCGAAGGTAATGGCAATAAAGAAGATATTCAGAGCAGAATTGCCCGTCTAAGAAAGCAGATTGAAAATAGTTCTTCAGACTTTGATAGAGAAAAGTTAGAAGAGCGCCTTGCTAAATTAGCCGGCGGTGTTGCTGTAATTAAAGTCGGTGCTGCTACTGAAACAGAGCTCAAGGAGAAGAAACATCGTATTGAAGATGCTCTATCTGCAACTAGAGCAGCTGTTGAAGAAGGTCTTGTCCCTGGCGGTGGCGCAACCTTTATTGAAGCCATTAAAGCTCTCGATGATGTAAAGCTTGAAGGCGATGAAGCTACTGGTGTAGATATTGTAAGAAAAGCACTGGAAGCTCCTGTTAAAATGATTGCAAGCAATGCAGGTTATGAAGGTTCAGTAATTGTTGAAAAACTTAAAGATGCTCAGGCCGGTAAAGGCTTTAACGCTATGACTGGAGAGTTTGTTAATATGATTGAAGCTGGTATTATTGATCCAGCCAAAGTTACCCGTTCAGCTCTTCAGAATGCAGCAAGTGCAGCAGCTATGTTATTAACAACTGAATGCTTGATTGCTGATAGAAGTGATGATGACGATGATGGCTCATCCGGAGGCGGAATGCCTGGCGGAATGGGCGGAATGCCCGGTGGAATGGGCGGAATGGGTGGCATGGGCGGTATGATGTAAGCCCAAACCCATGAGTAATATCATTAAATTATAAATATAGAGGCGGTATGTCGGAAGGCATACCGCCTTTTTTGCTTGTGCTATATTTTTATGGTAAAATCTTAAATGAAAGAGCTAATAAATTAGTGGATTAAATTTAATGATCGAGAGGAGCTGTCATGAAAGGTAATAAAATTTTAGTTGTTGATTTTGGCGGTCAATATGCCAGAATGATTGCCAGAAGAATCAGGGATTTGGGGGTTTATGCAGAAGTTGTAACTAATGATTTTGAGATTTCAAAATTTGCTAAAGAAGATGTCATTGGGATTATTTTTTCTGGAGGACCAGCCAGCACAATTGCAGAAGATGCTCCAATGATAGATCCAGAAATTTTTAAGATTGAAAAGCCGATTTTAGGAATCTGTTATGGAATGCAGTTGATTGCAAAGTTTTTGCCTGGTGGTGGAGTAAAACCAAGTGATAAAAAGGAGTTTGGGAGAGCTCAACTTGAACTATTAGATAAAGATGATAAGCTATTTTCAGTTCTAGATTATTTTACTGTTGATAACAAATTATCTGTCTGGATGTCCCATGGCGATAGTGTAGTTGAGTTGCCAACTGGTTTTAAAAAGTTAGCCAGTACTGAAAATACTCCAATTGCAGCATTTGGTTCATCAGAATTAAGTATTTATGGAGTTCAGTTTCATCCAGAAGTTGAGCACACCACTGGAGGCAAAGAGCTGTTAAAGAGATTTGTCTTTGCTATCTGTGATGCTGAAAAAAATTGGACTTTAGAAGAGATTGTAGATGAGAAAGTTGCTGAGATCAGAAATTTAGTTCAAGAAGATTCAAATGTTGTTTTAGGTTTATCTGGAGGAGTTGATTCTTCAGTAGCCGCTGCCCTGATTGATAAGGCAATTGGATCGAGACTACATTGTATTTTTGTTGATCATGGTTTATTAAGATATAAAGAGAGTGAGCAGGTACAGAAATATTTTTCAGAAAATTTTTCAATAAATCTTCATGCTGTTGATGCTGTTGATAGATTTTTAGAAGAATTAAAAGGTGTTACTGATCCTGAAGAGAAGAGAAAGATAATTGGTCATGAATTTATTAAAGTTTTTGAAGACAAGGCAATTGAAATTGATGGGGTTACCCATCTTGCTCAGGGAACAATTTACTCAGATGTTATTGAGAGTGGAGATAGCAAGAATTCTGTAACTATTAAATCTCATCATAATGTTGGTGGCCTGCCTGATGAGATGGAGTTAAAGTTGTTAGAGCCATTGAGGGACCTTTTTAAAGATGAAGTAAGAGAGATTGGATCTCTGCTTGGTTTGCCTGATGAATTGGTCTGGAGACAACCTTTTCCAGGTCCTGGGCTTGGGATAAGAATTATTGGAGATATAACTGCTGAAAAACTGGATATTTTAAGAAAGGCAGATTATATTTTTAGAGAAGAGTTATCAAAATCTGATGTTGCTGATAAAGTCTGGCAATCCTTTGCAGTACTGCCAGATATCAAGAGTGTTGGTGTAATGGGAGATGAAAGAACCTATGGTTATCCGATTATATTAAGGGCTGTTTCAAGCATTGATGCTATGACAGCTGACTGGGTAAGAATTCCTGGAGAAACTCTTGATTTGATTTCAAGAAGAATTGTCAATGAGGTGGAAAAGGTGAATAGAGTTGCTTATGATATAACCTCTAAACCACCTGCAACAATAGAATGGGAATAATTATTAAATTTAGGAGGAATTAAAAAATGGCTAAAGATATTAAAAATGAATTTACTGAGCAGTTTTTTGAAGCAATTTTAAAACTGGAAAATATTGAGGAATGCTATGACTTCTTTCAGGATGTAGCAACAGTTGGTGAAATTCAGGCTATGGCACAGCGGCTTGAAGTTGCAAGAATGCTAAAAGATGGTGTAACTTATGAGGATATTGTGGCTGAAACCGGGGTAAGTACTGCTACAATTAGTAGGGTCAAGCGAGCCTTAGAATATGGCGAAGACGGATATGAAATGGTTTTAAAGAGATTAGGCAAGTAAAAAAAATGGTGAGTTAATGCTAAGAATACTAAAAAAAGTTCAGCAGTATTTAGTTAAAGTGCTAAATGGTATGGCTCTGGGTTTATTTTCTTCATTGATTATAGGTTTAATTATAAGTCAGGTTGGAGAATTATTGAACATCGATATGCTGATCCAATTTGGAGAGATTGCTCAGTTGTTAATGGGACCAGCAATCGGTGTTGGAATAGCTTATAGTCTGGAATTAAAAGGTCTAGGTTTATATTCTTCTTTAGTAACAGGTGCTTTAGGTGCAGGGACAATTGTTCTTGTTAATAACTCAGCAGCTATTCAAATTGGGGAACCTGTTGGAGCATTATTAGCAGCAGTTATCGGAGCAGAAATAGCTAAAAGGGTAACTGGTAAGACGCCGGTTGATATTGTATTGGTTCCAGCCACTACAATAATTGCCGGTGGTATTGCCAGTTCTATTTTTGGACCATGGTTGATAAGTTTTTCCTATTGGCTTGGACAGACTGTGAATCTGGCAACTACCCTCCAGCCTCTACCAATGGGTATTGCTGTATCAGTAATAATGGGGGTATTTTTAACTCTACCAGTTTCAAGTGCTGCTCTGGCAATTTCATTAGGCCTTGAAGGATTGGCAGCTGGAGCTGCCACAGTCGGTTGTTCTGCTCAGATGATAGGTTTTGCTGTTATAAGTTTTAAAGATAATGGTATTGGGGGGTTAATAGCTCAGGGACTGGGGACTTCTATGCTGCAAATACCGAATATATTGAAGAAACCATTAATCTGGATACCCCCAATAATTACATCAGCTATTTTAGGGCCAATAGCTACAGTTATATTTAAAATGGAAAATAGCAGAATAGGAGCAGGTATGGGGACTAGCGGCCTTGTTGGTCAGGTAGCTACTCTTGAAACTATGGGTAGTAATGCTCTAATTCCTATTTTATTGCTCCATTTTTTTCTGCCTGCAATTATTTCGTTTTTAATTTATAAAGTGATGGCTAGGAATGGTTTGATTAAATCTGGAGATCTTAAATTGACTAAGGAGGCCAATTAATTAATGGTTGAAGAATATGATGTTGTAATAGTTGGAACTGGACCTACTGGAATTTTTACTGCAATGAAAATTGTGGAAGAAAAACCGGCTTTAAATATTTTAATGATTGAAAAGGGTTCAGATATTGATAATAGAGTCTGTCCTATGAAATCTTATCCTGGTAGTGGAAAGGGATGTCAGGAATGTGTCTCCTGTGCGATTGTTTCTGGCTGGGGTGGAGCAGGTGCATTTAGTGATGGCAAATTATCTCTATCTGCAGATATCGGCGGAAATTTAGAAGAGTATATTGGCAGAGAAGAACTTGAACGGATGATTAAGATAGCTGATGATATTTATTTAGAATTTGATGCCCCTGAAAGGATTTTTGGTCCTGAAGATAATGAAATCCAGAAATTCAAGGATGAGGCTATTAGAGCAGGTCTTAAGTTTATACCTGCTAGATTGCGTCATTTAGGAACTGGACATACAAAAAAGGTTTTAAGTAAGATGAAAGATTACCTGGTTGAAAAGGGAGTTGAAATCAGGTTTAAGACAAAAGCGACTTCAATTTTAGTTGACGAAAATGAAAAAGTAAAGGGCATTGAGTTAAAAGATGGCACTAAAATATCAACTAATTATGTTAGTGTGGCTCCAGGAAGAGAGAATGCCAGCTGGCTTACAGAAGAAGTTAAGAGGCTTAATATTAGCACCAGTTTAAATCCTGTTGATATTGGTGTTAGAGTAGAAACTCCAGCTGCAATAGCTGAACCTCTCACTGATAAATTATATGAATCGAAATTGATTTATCAGACTCCGAGTTTTGATGATAAGGTCAGGACATTCTGCATGTCGCCTTATGGTGAAGTTGTTAGTGAGAATAATCAGGGTTTAATAACTGTAAATGGTCACAGTCATGCTGATATAAAGACTGAAAATACTAATTTTGCTTTATTGGTTAGCAAGACATTTACCGAGCCTTTTAAAGAACCGATTACTTATGGAAGAGCTATTGCCAAATTAGCTAATTTATTAGGTGGAGGAGTACTGGTTCAGCGTTTAGGAGACCTGTTAAATGGTAGAAGATCTACACCGACAAGAATGAGTAGAGGTCTGGTTGACCCGACCTTAAAAGATGCGACTCCTGGAGACTTAAGCCTGGTCTTGCCTCATAGACATTTAACTGGTATTATTGAAATGTTAGAGGCTCTAGATGAACTGGCACCTGGCATGTATTCAAGAGATACATTATTATATGGTGTTGAAGTTAAGTTTTATTCTTCAAGATTAGAAGTAACTCCAAACCTTGAAACAAAAATTAAGAATCTGTTTACTGGTGGCGATGGTGCAGGTATTACAAGAGGGCTTATGCAGGCTTCAGTAGCAGGATTGATAATAGGACGGGAGATTATTTCCAGACAAGGTTGAGCAAATGATTGGATACATGAGTTATAGTTCTATAAAGCGGGATAAATCGACATAATAATGCACTGATTTGGTTGACATTTGTTAAGTTCAGTGGTATAATTCAATTGGATTTTATTAGTATTAAAATATTGATAAGGAGGGCGTTAAAGAGTATGAAGTCAATGTTGAGAAATGGATTGGTGATTGTATTAGCATTAGCATTTGTTTTTGCTGGTACAACAATGGCAATGGCAGAAGAAGAGGACAGAATAGTTATAGGATCTGGTGCTGAGGCTCCTGGTTTAGATACCAGAGCAGAGGTTGATATCCCAGCCTTTGAAAGAATTAATTTAATTAATGAACCTTTAATAGTAATTGAGAATGACTTAAGCCTGGGACCTGCACTCGCTGAAGATTGGGAGTATAGTGAAGATGCAACTGAATTAACATTTTATCTTAGAGAAGGTGTTGAATTCCACCATGGTCGTGAATTTGTAGCTGACGATGTTAAGTATACCATCGAGTGGATTTTAGACGAAGACAATGATGCAGC
Above is a window of Halonatronomonas betaini DNA encoding:
- a CDS encoding DUF512 domain-containing protein, with the translated sequence MENGYYLKLIYQTVQEYNIIPLTSVCQQSCLFCSHHFNPEDIEVYSGGHLDKGMVFSLFDYINKDRPVYIGESATRIIEGEPFNHPDWQEILREFRLRFPETPLRITTSAAGLNKDDIGTLVDLDSNGSGGLRLTVSVNLLDLEKREEVLGAGSNKQILEILKELNRNEIFVETSFVAIPGVTGWDELENSLYRVSQFENIKLARIMMAGYSKFADADIKNKFLVDRLKLQKQVEDLNDEISIPLIFEPAVINDLQAEILGIIINTPAWSAGLKKGDIIKEISGEKVFSRVDAFNKFKESLENRNKFNLLINRKGRSKELTVNSSGWGRNDYTGLVMANDFSFKEFSKFKNKFESSHYARVLILTSKLAEDRLNLIAEILEDEVGIEIDVMVVASNYFGGNIGSAGLLVVDDYKLIANRVNQLNYDLIITSSALFDIDGRDLKGALRSDLLDLFSTELFII
- a CDS encoding co-chaperone GroES, producing the protein MNLRPLNDRIVVEFVEEEEKKTESGIVLPDTAKKEKPQQGKVVAVGKGCEDGELESVKEGELVVFDKFAGTKVNLDGEEFVILSLEDVLAVIES
- the groL gene encoding chaperonin GroEL (60 kDa chaperone family; promotes refolding of misfolded polypeptides especially under stressful conditions; forms two stacked rings of heptamers to form a barrel-shaped 14mer; ends can be capped by GroES; misfolded proteins enter the barrel where they are refolded when GroES binds), coding for MAKDLKFGEDARRALERGVDLLARSVKITLGPKGRNVVLEKSFGSPTITNDGVSIAREVEVKNRYENMGVQAVKEVATKTNDVAGDGTTTATVLAEAIFKEGLKNVAAGANPMLLKRGIEKAVSRLTDEIANISRPVEGKEAVSQIAAISAADEEIGELIAEAMEKVGQDGVISVEESKSMGTSLDVVEGMQFDRGYLSPYMVTDTETMEASLEDPYILITDKKISNIQDILPLLEKVAQSGKALLIIAEEVEGEALATLVVNKIRGTFNCVAVKAPGFGDRRKQQLEDLAVLTGGQVITEDLGLKLENADISMLGQANKVTITKDDTTIVEGNGNKEDIQSRIARLRKQIENSSSDFDREKLEERLAKLAGGVAVIKVGAATETELKEKKHRIEDALSATRAAVEEGLVPGGGATFIEAIKALDDVKLEGDEATGVDIVRKALEAPVKMIASNAGYEGSVIVEKLKDAQAGKGFNAMTGEFVNMIEAGIIDPAKVTRSALQNAASAAAMLLTTECLIADRSDDDDDGSSGGGMPGGMGGMPGGMGGMGGMGGMM
- the guaA gene encoding glutamine-hydrolyzing GMP synthase, coding for MKGNKILVVDFGGQYARMIARRIRDLGVYAEVVTNDFEISKFAKEDVIGIIFSGGPASTIAEDAPMIDPEIFKIEKPILGICYGMQLIAKFLPGGGVKPSDKKEFGRAQLELLDKDDKLFSVLDYFTVDNKLSVWMSHGDSVVELPTGFKKLASTENTPIAAFGSSELSIYGVQFHPEVEHTTGGKELLKRFVFAICDAEKNWTLEEIVDEKVAEIRNLVQEDSNVVLGLSGGVDSSVAAALIDKAIGSRLHCIFVDHGLLRYKESEQVQKYFSENFSINLHAVDAVDRFLEELKGVTDPEEKRKIIGHEFIKVFEDKAIEIDGVTHLAQGTIYSDVIESGDSKNSVTIKSHHNVGGLPDEMELKLLEPLRDLFKDEVREIGSLLGLPDELVWRQPFPGPGLGIRIIGDITAEKLDILRKADYIFREELSKSDVADKVWQSFAVLPDIKSVGVMGDERTYGYPIILRAVSSIDAMTADWVRIPGETLDLISRRIVNEVEKVNRVAYDITSKPPATIEWE
- a CDS encoding YerC/YecD family TrpR-related protein, giving the protein MAKDIKNEFTEQFFEAILKLENIEECYDFFQDVATVGEIQAMAQRLEVARMLKDGVTYEDIVAETGVSTATISRVKRALEYGEDGYEMVLKRLGK
- a CDS encoding PTS transporter subunit IIC produces the protein MLRILKKVQQYLVKVLNGMALGLFSSLIIGLIISQVGELLNIDMLIQFGEIAQLLMGPAIGVGIAYSLELKGLGLYSSLVTGALGAGTIVLVNNSAAIQIGEPVGALLAAVIGAEIAKRVTGKTPVDIVLVPATTIIAGGIASSIFGPWLISFSYWLGQTVNLATTLQPLPMGIAVSVIMGVFLTLPVSSAALAISLGLEGLAAGAATVGCSAQMIGFAVISFKDNGIGGLIAQGLGTSMLQIPNILKKPLIWIPPIITSAILGPIATVIFKMENSRIGAGMGTSGLVGQVATLETMGSNALIPILLLHFFLPAIISFLIYKVMARNGLIKSGDLKLTKEAN
- a CDS encoding NAD(P)/FAD-dependent oxidoreductase produces the protein MVEEYDVVIVGTGPTGIFTAMKIVEEKPALNILMIEKGSDIDNRVCPMKSYPGSGKGCQECVSCAIVSGWGGAGAFSDGKLSLSADIGGNLEEYIGREELERMIKIADDIYLEFDAPERIFGPEDNEIQKFKDEAIRAGLKFIPARLRHLGTGHTKKVLSKMKDYLVEKGVEIRFKTKATSILVDENEKVKGIELKDGTKISTNYVSVAPGRENASWLTEEVKRLNISTSLNPVDIGVRVETPAAIAEPLTDKLYESKLIYQTPSFDDKVRTFCMSPYGEVVSENNQGLITVNGHSHADIKTENTNFALLVSKTFTEPFKEPITYGRAIAKLANLLGGGVLVQRLGDLLNGRRSTPTRMSRGLVDPTLKDATPGDLSLVLPHRHLTGIIEMLEALDELAPGMYSRDTLLYGVEVKFYSSRLEVTPNLETKIKNLFTGGDGAGITRGLMQASVAGLIIGREIISRQG